Proteins from one Pyrobaculum neutrophilum V24Sta genomic window:
- a CDS encoding BMP family ABC transporter substrate-binding protein has product MSASRREWLKAVAAFAAGAIVGSGASYLALQSVKTAVEKTATTRPAEATTAPSTAAGLPKMKIHFIYVGPIGDYGWTHAHDVGRKYLESALCPDPKKWCIVETSYTEKVPEGEAYDYIKRAVADGANMVITTSYGYMDATKKAARDYPDRFFAHCSGEFKSQDERASLPNFAEYFIDLYEAYYLNGIVAGRMTKTNKLGYVAAFLIPEVIRHMNAFLLGAREVNPKVTMDVVQLGEWYSPERAKKAAVALVESNGADVLAFTEDSPTVLQTAEEYQRRGKAVWSFSHYSDMSNYGPKAHLTGQVVNWGPMYVEMAIRAYLAWVSGETALWSEWPPERPRDYWWSMKNSYRYYDYKKNPTDIILPLNPAVPEEVKAYVEKRRAEVIEGVWDPFTGPIKDMKGVLRVADRMRLSKDDLYNMDWFVEGYGQLPT; this is encoded by the coding sequence ATGTCGGCCAGCAGGAGGGAATGGCTTAAGGCCGTCGCCGCTTTTGCGGCCGGCGCGATAGTTGGCTCCGGGGCTTCCTACCTCGCCCTACAGAGCGTTAAAACCGCCGTGGAGAAAACGGCCACGACGCGGCCCGCTGAGGCAACAACGGCGCCTAGTACGGCGGCCGGCTTACCTAAGATGAAAATTCACTTCATCTACGTGGGGCCTATAGGCGACTACGGCTGGACGCACGCGCACGACGTCGGCAGAAAATACCTCGAGAGCGCCCTCTGCCCAGACCCGAAGAAGTGGTGCATAGTGGAGACCTCATACACGGAGAAGGTGCCCGAGGGGGAGGCCTACGACTACATAAAGAGGGCTGTGGCCGACGGGGCAAACATGGTGATAACCACGTCCTACGGCTATATGGACGCCACCAAGAAGGCCGCAAGGGATTACCCAGACCGCTTCTTCGCCCACTGCTCCGGCGAGTTCAAGAGCCAAGACGAGCGGGCAAGTCTCCCCAACTTCGCCGAGTATTTCATAGACCTCTACGAGGCCTACTACCTCAACGGCATCGTAGCCGGCAGGATGACCAAGACCAACAAGCTGGGCTACGTGGCGGCCTTCCTAATACCGGAGGTCATACGCCATATGAACGCCTTTCTGCTAGGGGCTAGGGAGGTCAACCCCAAGGTCACCATGGACGTGGTGCAGCTAGGCGAGTGGTATAGCCCAGAGCGCGCCAAGAAGGCCGCCGTGGCGCTTGTGGAGTCAAACGGCGCCGACGTGTTGGCCTTCACCGAGGACTCCCCCACGGTGCTTCAAACAGCGGAGGAGTACCAGAGAAGGGGGAAAGCCGTGTGGTCGTTCTCGCACTACAGCGATATGTCGAACTACGGCCCCAAAGCCCACCTAACAGGACAGGTGGTCAACTGGGGCCCCATGTATGTGGAGATGGCCATCAGGGCGTATCTGGCTTGGGTCTCTGGCGAGACGGCGCTGTGGTCCGAGTGGCCGCCGGAGAGGCCCCGCGACTACTGGTGGAGCATGAAGAACTCGTACAGGTACTACGACTACAAGAAGAACCCAACCGACATAATACTCCCGCTGAACCCCGCCGTGCCGGAGGAGGTAAAGGCGTACGTCGAGAAGCGGAGGGCTGAGGTCATAGAAGGAGTGTGGGACCCCTTCACTGGGCCTATCAAGGACATGAAGGGCGTCCTCAGGGTAGCCGACAGGATGAGGTTGAGCAAAGACGACCTCTACAACATGGACTGGTTCGTCGAGGGCTACGGCCAGCTTCCCACATAA
- a CDS encoding ABC transporter ATP-binding protein — protein MAFLKAVGIRKVFPGVVALDGVDFEVGRGEVHGLLGENGAGKSTLISILYGVYLPDGGAIYIDGRKTDIKSPRHAAELGIALISQHFALVDTLTVEENLKLSGVDVEKAVELGGRVGVELPLDKYVGELTVGEKQRVEIVKALARESKILLMDEPTALLGPREAKRLLETVRALASMGKAVVFVTHKIREAIEVADRITVLRRGRKVATYERPYDEETLLKAMFQGVVRRGSQRSRGAGEVVYRAVGIAGEKIRKADIEIRRGEVVAVVGVAGNGQEELMALLAGFKKPRAGRVYIEGVDLTGEPFHEFLRRGVAYLPEDRGYALAKELSVVDNFRIRCINRCVEKLMEAKEALDIDFPSPNARVAALSGGNQQKLLLARELWLREPYILVASYPTRGLDLETAEKFYALVRSRVRGGAVVSLEDVDEAVERADRIYVVSRGEVVAEFTPPFDLEEIAEAMTV, from the coding sequence ATGGCTTTTTTGAAGGCGGTTGGGATTAGGAAGGTTTTTCCAGGCGTGGTGGCCCTTGACGGCGTAGATTTCGAGGTGGGGAGGGGGGAAGTCCACGGGCTTCTTGGGGAAAACGGCGCTGGGAAGTCCACGCTTATATCTATCCTATACGGCGTTTATCTGCCGGACGGCGGGGCTATATATATAGACGGCAGGAAGACCGATATAAAGTCGCCGCGCCACGCGGCTGAGCTGGGGATCGCGTTGATATCTCAGCACTTCGCCCTTGTGGACACCCTAACCGTGGAGGAGAATCTGAAGCTGTCGGGGGTCGACGTGGAGAAGGCGGTGGAGCTGGGGGGTAGGGTTGGCGTGGAGCTACCGCTGGATAAATACGTGGGCGAGCTCACCGTCGGCGAAAAGCAACGGGTTGAGATCGTCAAGGCGCTGGCTCGCGAGAGCAAAATCCTCCTCATGGATGAGCCCACAGCGCTTCTAGGGCCAAGGGAGGCGAAGAGGCTTCTGGAGACCGTGAGGGCGCTGGCCTCAATGGGGAAGGCCGTGGTGTTTGTGACGCATAAGATTAGGGAGGCCATAGAGGTGGCGGATAGGATCACGGTTCTGAGGAGGGGGAGGAAGGTGGCCACCTACGAGAGGCCGTACGACGAGGAGACCCTCCTCAAGGCCATGTTCCAGGGGGTAGTTAGGAGGGGCTCCCAGAGGTCTAGAGGGGCGGGGGAGGTTGTATATAGGGCCGTGGGGATCGCCGGGGAGAAGATACGGAAAGCCGACATCGAAATTAGGCGGGGGGAGGTCGTGGCGGTGGTGGGAGTCGCCGGCAACGGCCAAGAGGAGCTGATGGCTCTGCTGGCCGGCTTCAAGAAGCCGCGGGCCGGCAGAGTCTACATAGAGGGCGTAGATCTAACCGGTGAGCCCTTCCACGAGTTCCTGAGAAGGGGTGTGGCCTATCTGCCGGAGGACAGGGGGTACGCCTTGGCTAAGGAGTTAAGCGTCGTCGACAACTTTAGGATTAGGTGTATAAACAGGTGCGTTGAAAAGCTCATGGAGGCTAAAGAGGCCTTGGACATAGACTTCCCAAGCCCCAACGCCCGGGTTGCGGCTCTCTCAGGCGGCAACCAACAGAAGCTTCTCCTGGCGAGGGAGCTGTGGCTTAGGGAGCCGTACATCCTCGTCGCCTCGTACCCCACCCGCGGCCTCGACCTAGAGACGGCTGAGAAGTTCTATGCGTTGGTTAGATCCAGGGTGAGGGGAGGCGCCGTGGTTAGCTTGGAGGACGTGGATGAGGCCGTGGAGCGCGCAGACAGAATCTACGTAGTCTCTAGGGGGGAGGTGGTGGCCGAGTTTACTCCCCCCTTCGACTTGGAGGAAATCGCCGAGGCCATGACCGTATGA
- a CDS encoding ABC transporter permease subunit: MRLIQRKAPSPLAYPLAFAGSLATVLLVVFAASGDVDTAIGVLSRVDLGFLARVFVVVGLVGLSGVLSYRSGLWNIGQEGQAIVGTLAAVSAKNAAEGLLLAAAAAGAWTAVPALLRSFLGVNEAVTTFLTALAAVYVARYFVETVLKDPTKKGFVVTVEAPPMAVVYAELLLLAVLTAVVVLYTSRFGLGLRLLASGEDVARYAGGRPRLLVFTAIVLSGVVAGLAGAVEIMTRDSGRYLTLQQVSSGFGLYGIAAAWLGGLHPLGVAVSSLYIAWLYEVAVNLKTAANFPALVANALIGIALLWGLAGHLLYKYRVVWR; this comes from the coding sequence ATGAGGCTGATACAGAGGAAGGCCCCGTCTCCGCTTGCCTACCCCCTGGCCTTCGCCGGCTCCCTAGCCACGGTGTTGTTGGTGGTCTTCGCGGCCAGCGGAGACGTCGACACGGCCATCGGCGTTCTTTCGAGGGTTGACCTAGGCTTCTTGGCCAGGGTTTTCGTGGTGGTGGGGCTGGTGGGGCTCTCAGGCGTCTTGTCGTATAGGTCTGGGCTGTGGAATATCGGCCAAGAGGGACAAGCCATCGTGGGCACCCTGGCCGCCGTTTCCGCGAAAAACGCGGCGGAGGGCCTATTGCTGGCGGCGGCGGCCGCCGGGGCTTGGACCGCCGTCCCCGCCCTCCTTAGATCTTTCCTCGGCGTAAACGAGGCCGTGACCACGTTTTTGACGGCTCTTGCGGCGGTTTACGTGGCGCGGTACTTCGTAGAAACGGTTTTGAAGGACCCGACCAAGAAGGGGTTCGTGGTCACCGTGGAGGCTCCTCCCATGGCCGTCGTATACGCTGAGCTTCTGCTCCTTGCCGTCTTAACCGCCGTTGTTGTCCTATATACGTCGCGGTTTGGCCTCGGCCTTCGTCTGCTGGCCTCTGGGGAAGACGTGGCGCGGTACGCCGGGGGGCGGCCAAGGCTACTGGTGTTCACGGCCATTGTGTTGAGCGGGGTGGTCGCCGGCTTGGCGGGGGCCGTGGAGATAATGACGAGGGACTCGGGCCGCTACCTAACTCTGCAACAGGTAAGCTCGGGCTTTGGGCTATACGGAATAGCCGCGGCTTGGCTCGGCGGTCTCCACCCCCTCGGCGTAGCCGTCTCGTCGCTGTATATAGCGTGGCTCTACGAAGTGGCGGTGAACTTAAAGACGGCCGCCAACTTCCCAGCGTTGGTGGCCAACGCGCTCATCGGAATTGCGTTGCTCTGGGGCTTGGCTGGACATCTTCTGTATAAATACAGGGTGGTATGGCGGTAG
- a CDS encoding ABC transporter permease has protein sequence MAVEQAVALTSEALRSATPILLATLGAIVGQRAGVLNLALEGVVYLSAAVAAVVGPPWGIPAAVVVGTLYNLLYYFLSNDLAMNQILTGFAFTMVGYGVGSQIAKDVVGKPVETYVVHGTEAYLAAALVAAAVYFLLKSRLGLAIKASGDDPASLDLIGVDVYRVRKIAGAVEGLLASVAGVYLVYVYYGSWSEQLVVGWGSLAVITAMISLWSPLIAVGASIVPSVFMSLSYVLQRYLAVSPYLLNVTPYAVTIAVLAIVQTVAGRTRLKAGVPRWLARPYIREERA, from the coding sequence ATGGCGGTAGAGCAAGCCGTTGCGCTGACCTCCGAGGCTCTCCGGAGCGCAACGCCTATTCTGCTGGCTACGCTTGGGGCAATCGTGGGGCAGAGGGCCGGGGTGTTGAACCTAGCCCTGGAGGGGGTGGTCTATCTGTCGGCCGCGGTGGCGGCCGTGGTTGGCCCTCCCTGGGGCATCCCCGCCGCCGTCGTTGTGGGGACGTTGTACAACCTGCTGTACTACTTCCTATCTAACGACCTTGCCATGAACCAGATACTTACGGGATTCGCCTTCACGATGGTTGGATACGGCGTGGGGTCTCAGATCGCTAAAGATGTAGTTGGGAAACCGGTGGAGACCTACGTGGTGCACGGCACAGAGGCCTACCTAGCCGCCGCGCTCGTCGCCGCCGCCGTGTACTTTCTGCTCAAGAGCAGGCTAGGCCTCGCGATTAAGGCCTCGGGCGATGACCCCGCCTCGCTGGACTTAATCGGGGTCGACGTCTACAGAGTGAGGAAGATAGCTGGGGCCGTAGAGGGGTTGCTGGCGTCTGTGGCGGGGGTCTACCTAGTGTATGTATACTACGGTAGCTGGAGCGAGCAGCTGGTGGTGGGCTGGGGGTCCCTTGCCGTTATCACGGCCATGATCTCCCTGTGGTCGCCTCTGATCGCGGTGGGGGCCTCCATCGTGCCCTCCGTTTTTATGTCGCTTTCATACGTGCTACAGAGGTACCTCGCCGTGTCGCCGTATCTGCTTAACGTAACGCCCTACGCGGTGACCATCGCGGTGCTCGCTATTGTACAAACCGTCGCAGGTAGGACGAGGCTTAAGGCCGGCGTGCCGAGGTGGCTAGCGAGGCCGTACATAAGGGAGGAGAGGGCCTAG